One segment of Perognathus longimembris pacificus isolate PPM17 chromosome 26, ASM2315922v1, whole genome shotgun sequence DNA contains the following:
- the A4gnt gene encoding alpha-1,4-N-acetylglucosaminyltransferase has protein sequence MLKELRLSLSLVLLLACGFLYRLSLKSGCLFSCGPAFKSPQGPESVLSRGRSIVFIETSERLEPPPLVSCALESAAKVYPGQPVAFFMKGLSNGTRLTPNSSYPALSLLSAMDNVFFFPLDMERLFEGTPLLAWYTRIDSEREQYWLHVSADAARLAVVWKYGGVYMDTDLISLRPVPDENFVAAQGSGSCSNGVFGFEPRHPFLWACMENFVEHYNSRVWGNQGPLLMTRMLRVRCRLGAFPRRGRGDLRCGDLSVLHPDRFYPIPFRQWGRYYQVWDPPDPAFRASYALHLWNFMNRRERKTVRPGSGTLAERLYRRHCPGTYGRLLLRGPTPPPGPGPRGAPAA, from the exons ATGCTGAAGGAGCTGCGGCTGTCCCTGTCGCTGGTCctgctgctggcctgtggcttccTCTACCGGCTCAGCCTCAAGTCCGGCTGCCTCTTCTCCTGTGGGCCTGCGTTCAAGTCCCCACAGGGGCCGGAAAGCGTGTTGAGTCGGGGCCGCAGCATTGTATTCATCGAGACCTCGGAGCGCTTGGAGCCCCCGCCCCTGGTCTCCTGCGCCCTGGAGTCGGCCGCCAAGGTTTACCCAGGGCAGCCGGTGGCCTTCTTCATGAAGGGGCTCAGCAACGGCACCCGGCTGACCCCCAACTCCAGCTACCCGGCCTTGTCCCTGCTGTCGGCCATGGACAACGTGTTCTTCTTCCCGCTCGACATGGAAAGGCTGTTTGAAGGCACACCTCTCCTCGCGTGGTACACTCGT ATCGACAGCGAGCGGGAGCAGTACTGGCTGCACGTGAGCGCGGACGCCGCGCGCCTGGCTGTGGTGTGGAAGTACGGCGGCGTGTACATGGACACGGACCTCATCTCCCTCAGGCCCGTCCCGGACGAGAACTTCGTGGCGGCGCAGGGCTCGGGCTCCTGCAGCAACGGCGTGTTCGGGTTCGAGCCCCGCCACCCGTTCCTGTGGGCCTGCATGGAGAACTTCGTGGAGCACTACAACTCGCGCGTGTGGGGCAACCAGGGCCCGCTGCTGATGACCCGGATGCTGAGGGTGCGCTGCAGGCTGGGCGCCTTcccgcgccgggggcggggggacctGCGGTGCGGGGACCTGTCCGTCCTGCACCCCGACAGGTTCTACCCCATCCCCTTCCGCCAGTGGGGCCGCTACTACCAAGTGTGGGACCCCCCGGACCCCGCCTTCCGGGCCTCCTACGCCCTGCACCTGTGGAACTTCATGAACCGCCGCGAGAGGAAGACGGTGCGGCCGGGCAGCGGCACCCTGGCCGAGCGCCTCTACCGCCGCCACTGCCCGGGCACCTACGGGCGCCTCCTCCTCCGGGGCCCGACCCCCCCACCGGGGCCCGGC